AGCAACATATTCATCTTGTTCCTTATATCTATCAATATCTTCAACTTGTAAAGGATTTATAGTAACATTATTTATATTTTTAGCAAAAATTAAAATATATTCATGCTTTTGCCTAAATAATTTACTATCACTTTTTCCCCCACCCTCTTTATTTAATCATACTATAGTAGTAATTTCGTTTTTTCTATCAAAAATATCATCCATTAAAACTTTACAATAATGAACTTCATTTCTATCAAGATGTACAAAAATCACCCCGTCATCACTCAACAATCTCTTTGCTAATTCAAGTCTATTTTTCATGAATGTTAGTCAAGTTGAATGATTAAACGAGTCGTTGTAATTAAATGAATCATTTCCTGTATTGTACGGTGGGTCAATATAAATACATTTAACTTTACCCTCGTATCTTTTAAGTAAACTTGATAATGCTATAAGGTTATTACCTTTAATTATTAAATTATCGTTGCCATTAAAGGTAATATTTTCTTCAATACCGTCTTTTGAATATCTTTTTACATTTGTAAAAACTTTTGGAGCAAGCATTCTACTGATTTCATCGCTAGCTATTATTTCGTTATAAAAGATTTCTTGTCTTTTCGCACTATCCTTGTCTTGCCCCCCGCAAGACACAGTCTTTATATAGAAAATCTAAAACAACGTCGTTTGTTTTAGAAATGAAATTGCCATTATGTGTCAGTCCAATTTTATTTGCATACTGAGTATATGAGTCTGGTAAAAACTCCTTAGACTCAATGAATCAAGCGAATTTTTGTTTATCAAAAATCAGTGTTCCATCAATATTTTTGAAAAAATTATCTTTTATTTGTTGATTAGAAAGCAATAAAGCGAGTAAATCCTCATTCATGCTCATAATATCGCTATAAACCTCTGTTTTCAATAGTTTTTTATCTTCTGATACATATTTATCTTTTGATAATAATACTTCTTCAACTATTTTAAAAATGTTTTTCTTCACGTTTGCTCCAATAGATCATATTCAATAATATTATTTTAATTTAAAAATCAGAGTATCTATAAAGAAAACTGTGGCAACCATACTTAAAATTAAAACTAAATACAAAAAAACACTGAAAACTCAGTGTTTTTGTGTGTAATATAAATTTTTATAAGTGTTTGCTTACAAATTCTTTTAGTTCTGAATATGGATGATATCCAACCACTTTT
The Mycoplasmopsis californica genome window above contains:
- a CDS encoding site-specific DNA-methyltransferase codes for the protein MKKNIFKIVEEVLLSKDKYVSEDKKLLKTEVYSDIMSMNEDLLALLLSNQQIKDNFFKNIDGTLIFDKQKFAWFIESKEFLPDSYTQYANKIGLTHNGNFISKTNDVVLDFLYKDCVLRGARQG